One segment of Methylotenera versatilis 79 DNA contains the following:
- a CDS encoding peptidylprolyl isomerase, with amino-acid sequence MVKLITNFGDITLELNAEKAPITVANFLQYVESGFYTDVIFHRVINGFMIQGGGFDTNMKQKKTVAEIKNEADNGLTNDKYTIAMARTSVPDSASSQFFINVGDNDFLNHTAPTSSGWGYCVFGKVVEGMDVVDKIRVVKTASKGGHQDVPVESVIIEKATVI; translated from the coding sequence GTGGTTAAATTGATTACCAATTTTGGCGATATTACGCTTGAACTTAATGCTGAAAAAGCACCAATAACTGTCGCCAATTTCTTACAATATGTTGAAAGCGGTTTTTACACCGATGTAATTTTTCATCGCGTGATTAACGGCTTTATGATTCAAGGTGGTGGTTTTGATACCAACATGAAACAAAAAAAGACGGTTGCTGAAATTAAGAATGAAGCAGATAACGGCTTAACGAATGACAAATACACAATTGCGATGGCGCGTACTTCTGTTCCTGATTCTGCCAGCAGCCAGTTTTTTATTAACGTTGGCGATAATGACTTTTTAAACCACACCGCGCCAACTTCCAGCGGCTGGGGCTACTGTGTATTTGGCAAAGTAGTTGAAGGCATGGATGTGGTCGATAAGATTAGAGTAGTGAAAACAGCCAGCAAAGGCGGTCATCAAGATGTGCCTGTTGAGTCTGTGATTATCGAAAAAGCGACTGTTATTTAA
- a CDS encoding DNA gyrase inhibitor YacG: MSDVKPRLVACPHCKKLVEYSVNNKFRPFCSERCQMIDLGDWANENYKIPDNSPPEPDDEFN; encoded by the coding sequence ATGTCTGATGTAAAACCCCGCTTAGTTGCCTGTCCCCATTGTAAAAAACTGGTTGAATACAGTGTTAACAATAAATTTCGCCCCTTTTGTTCCGAGCGATGCCAAATGATTGATTTGGGTGATTGGGCAAATGAAAACTATAAAATTCCCGATAATTCGCCACCTGAGCCTGATGATGAATTTAATTAA
- a CDS encoding peptidylprolyl isomerase — MFAALSSNLQAATTLVEFQTSQGNFTVELYPEKAPKTVANFVQYVKDGFYDNTIFHRVINRFMIQGGGFERDLSEKSTRGPIVNEANNGLLNELGTLAMARTADPDSATAQFFVNLGNNQFLNYTGPDAESIGYCVFGKVTSGLEVVQKIGLSATGNMGRHSDVPIKPITIKSAKLLSAETKAEPEVKAEPKR; from the coding sequence ATGTTTGCTGCGCTATCTAGCAATTTACAAGCAGCTACAACCCTAGTCGAATTTCAAACCAGCCAAGGCAATTTTACGGTTGAGCTTTATCCTGAAAAAGCGCCCAAAACGGTGGCAAACTTTGTGCAATATGTGAAAGATGGTTTTTATGACAATACGATTTTTCACCGCGTGATTAATCGCTTTATGATTCAAGGTGGTGGTTTTGAGCGTGATTTATCTGAAAAAAGTACACGTGGACCTATTGTAAATGAAGCAAACAATGGCTTATTGAACGAACTTGGTACGCTCGCAATGGCACGCACTGCAGATCCTGATTCTGCCACGGCACAGTTTTTTGTAAATCTGGGTAATAACCAGTTTTTAAATTACACTGGCCCAGATGCTGAATCGATTGGCTACTGCGTATTTGGCAAAGTCACTAGCGGTTTAGAAGTTGTGCAAAAAATTGGGTTAAGTGCGACTGGCAATATGGGCAGACACTCTGATGTGCCAATTAAACCCATTACTATTAAAAGTGCAAAACTGCTTTCAGCCGAAACTAAAGCAGAGCCAGAAGTCAAAGCTGAACCGAAACGCTAA
- the cysS gene encoding cysteine--tRNA ligase, whose product MLKIYNTLSRDKQTFTPIEPNKVRMYVCGMTVYDFCHLGHARVMVVFDMVTRWFRASDYEVTYVRNITDIDDKIIKRANENNETIGELTQRFITAMDEDSAKLGIIRPSIEPRATAHIDGMINMIAALIEKGHAYTAANGDVFYSVRSFNDYGKLSGKSLEDLRAGERVEIDTFKKDPMDFVLWKSVKPNEPNWDSPFGGPNGGKGRPGWHIECSVMSATHLGAHFDIHGGGQDLQFPHHENEIAQSEATHSCKMANYWMHNGFVRVDDEKMSKSLGNFFTIREVLKKYDAEVVRFFILRAHYRSPLNYSDQHLDDAKSSLRRLYTSLALCGFEVVESAIDWTHPQAARFKAAMDDDFNTPEAMAVLFDLANELNRTKLPETAGLLKSLGRIVGLLEREPSAFLQGQILEVSIKEAVDATDIVNASIVFSELSIKTRILNRTEAKKSKNFVEADRIRRELADAGIILEDTPQGTTWRRA is encoded by the coding sequence ATGCTGAAAATCTATAACACGCTTAGCCGCGACAAACAAACCTTCACCCCGATTGAGCCGAATAAAGTGCGCATGTACGTTTGCGGCATGACGGTGTATGACTTTTGTCATTTAGGCCACGCGCGCGTGATGGTGGTTTTTGATATGGTCACGCGATGGTTTCGTGCCAGCGATTATGAAGTGACTTATGTACGCAATATCACGGATATTGATGACAAAATCATCAAACGCGCCAACGAAAATAATGAAACCATTGGCGAATTAACCCAGCGATTTATTACCGCTATGGATGAAGATTCAGCCAAGTTAGGCATTATTCGCCCGAGTATTGAGCCGCGCGCAACAGCGCATATTGACGGCATGATTAACATGATTGCGGCTTTAATTGAAAAAGGCCATGCCTATACAGCCGCAAATGGCGACGTATTTTACAGCGTGCGTAGCTTTAACGATTATGGCAAATTGTCTGGTAAAAGTTTAGAAGATTTGCGCGCGGGCGAGCGTGTAGAAATCGATACTTTCAAAAAAGACCCAATGGATTTTGTGTTGTGGAAATCGGTTAAGCCTAATGAACCGAATTGGGACTCACCTTTTGGCGGGCCAAATGGCGGAAAAGGTCGTCCAGGTTGGCATATCGAGTGTTCTGTGATGAGTGCAACGCATTTAGGCGCACACTTTGACATTCACGGTGGCGGGCAAGATTTACAGTTTCCACATCATGAAAATGAAATCGCGCAATCTGAGGCTACACATAGTTGCAAAATGGCGAACTACTGGATGCATAACGGTTTTGTGCGGGTAGATGATGAAAAGATGTCTAAGTCCTTAGGCAATTTTTTTACGATTCGCGAAGTGCTTAAAAAATACGATGCCGAAGTGGTGCGTTTTTTCATTCTGCGTGCGCACTATCGCAGCCCACTTAATTATTCAGACCAACATTTGGATGATGCAAAGTCGTCTTTAAGGCGTTTGTATACATCGTTAGCACTATGCGGTTTTGAAGTGGTTGAATCAGCAATTGATTGGACGCATCCACAAGCTGCAAGATTTAAAGCAGCGATGGATGATGACTTTAATACACCAGAGGCAATGGCAGTGTTGTTTGATTTGGCAAATGAACTAAATAGAACAAAATTACCAGAAACGGCTGGTTTGCTTAAAAGCTTGGGTAGAATTGTTGGCTTGTTGGAGCGTGAGCCGAGTGCGTTTTTGCAGGGTCAAATACTAGAAGTTTCTATAAAGGAAGCTGTTGATGCGACAGATATTGTTAATGCAAGCATTGTATTTTCGGAGCTTTCAATTAAAACCAGAATTTTGAATAGAACTGAAGCAAAAAAATCCAAAAATTTTGTTGAGGCAGACAGGATCCGTAGAGAACTTGCCGATGCAGGCATTATTTTAGAAGACACGCCACAAGGAACGACTTGGCGCAGAGCGTAA
- a CDS encoding acyltransferase family protein, which yields MVFLNYMNAFRALTIFLIVAVHTVLVFSWDNNLSQQNALNIIYGNSTTLFMFISGYLFQHLLVKFNTKRYYFSKLKYVLLPYFVISLPIILYYVLVAPKSIVNSDFLAQPAWLQFLNYYWWGIHLYPMWFMPVIAMFYLAGPLLKWGDRNNLIYWLLPFFILMSFLIGRSLFPYFNFLHFLSVYVFGMLCCKYKNLINPFITKYSVLAILISTFLCLYALEFYEVFPQFTAINYVQKLFLILVLLGLMIKFERHTKHQLISIIANTSFGVYFVHTFVLVAVKFVSSYINNQFSMNSSTKYYPGNPLLHFVVTCIALTLSILLVLAIKKVLGDKTYILIGNIPATKSASK from the coding sequence ATGGTTTTTTTAAATTATATGAATGCTTTTAGAGCATTAACCATTTTTCTAATCGTTGCAGTACACACCGTCCTTGTATTTTCTTGGGATAACAACCTATCCCAGCAAAATGCCTTAAATATAATATATGGAAATAGCACGACTCTATTTATGTTTATTTCAGGCTACTTGTTTCAACATTTATTGGTGAAATTTAATACAAAAAGATATTATTTTTCCAAATTGAAATACGTACTTTTGCCTTATTTTGTTATTTCTTTACCAATAATTTTGTATTACGTACTAGTCGCGCCAAAATCCATAGTCAACTCAGACTTTCTTGCACAACCTGCTTGGCTACAATTTCTAAATTACTATTGGTGGGGAATCCATCTCTATCCTATGTGGTTTATGCCTGTGATTGCTATGTTCTATTTAGCGGGGCCTTTACTAAAATGGGGCGACAGAAATAATCTCATATACTGGCTATTACCTTTTTTCATTCTGATGTCATTCCTCATTGGCAGGTCGTTATTCCCATACTTTAACTTTTTGCATTTTCTTTCGGTCTACGTTTTTGGCATGTTATGTTGTAAATATAAAAACCTTATTAATCCATTTATAACAAAATACAGCGTGCTAGCCATTCTAATATCGACATTTTTATGCCTTTACGCACTAGAATTTTATGAGGTATTTCCTCAATTTACGGCTATCAATTACGTACAAAAATTATTCTTAATATTAGTTTTGCTAGGTTTAATGATTAAGTTTGAGCGGCACACCAAACATCAATTAATTAGCATTATCGCCAACACCAGTTTTGGTGTCTATTTTGTACATACGTTTGTATTAGTTGCAGTGAAATTTGTATCGAGCTACATCAATAATCAATTTTCAATGAATTCAAGTACTAAATATTACCCAGGCAATCCTCTGCTTCACTTTGTAGTTACTTGTATAGCATTGACACTTAGTATTTTACTAGTTTTGGCAATTAAAAAAGTGTTGGGCGACAAGACATACATATTAATTGGGAACATACCTGCTACAAAAAGCGCATCTAAATAG
- a CDS encoding ATP-binding protein has product MQNLNDLITRAEGLIDKLALLLPSTQPTVDWSATAWRWVMANNKGYLQAITHPHQIQLANIHFVDAQKTEIVRNTRQFLAGFSANNVLLTGARGTGKSSLIKALLTEFSAQGLRLIEIEKQDVRHLAEIVQQLRERPEKFIIFCDDLTFEANDDGYKALKVVLDGSIAHTSDNVLVYATSNRKHLIPEMMADNLATQHGLNANGRHEIRPSDTVEEKTSLSERFGLWLSFYSFDQDEYLQIAANWLKTFDLVFDESARKAALDFSLTRGARSGRIAYQFARDYSGKIGLAQLLNQHQVNQTQLQQTLPK; this is encoded by the coding sequence ATGCAAAATTTAAATGATTTAATCACTCGTGCGGAAGGCTTGATAGATAAGCTAGCACTTTTATTGCCAAGCACGCAACCAACTGTGGATTGGTCTGCGACGGCATGGCGCTGGGTGATGGCGAATAATAAGGGCTATTTGCAAGCTATTACGCACCCGCATCAAATTCAGCTCGCCAATATCCATTTTGTGGATGCACAAAAAACGGAAATTGTGCGTAACACGCGCCAGTTTTTGGCTGGTTTTTCTGCCAATAATGTGTTGCTGACTGGCGCGCGCGGTACTGGAAAATCTTCTTTGATTAAGGCTTTGTTAACCGAGTTTTCTGCACAAGGTTTACGTTTAATTGAGATTGAGAAGCAGGATGTGCGTCACCTAGCAGAGATTGTTCAACAACTTCGTGAGCGTCCGGAAAAATTCATCATTTTTTGTGATGACCTCACATTTGAAGCGAATGATGATGGCTATAAAGCTTTAAAAGTTGTATTGGATGGCTCAATTGCGCATACTTCAGACAATGTGCTGGTGTATGCAACATCTAATCGTAAGCATCTTATACCTGAAATGATGGCTGATAATCTAGCCACTCAGCATGGGTTAAATGCAAATGGCCGCCATGAGATCAGGCCGAGTGATACGGTGGAAGAAAAGACTTCGCTATCGGAACGGTTTGGATTATGGCTATCTTTTTATAGTTTTGACCAAGACGAATATTTGCAGATTGCCGCTAATTGGCTAAAAACTTTTGATTTGGTTTTTGATGAATCTGCGCGCAAAGCTGCACTGGATTTTTCATTAACACGTGGTGCGCGTAGTGGGCGTATTGCTTACCAGTTTGCGCGCGACTATTCGGGAAAAATAGGTTTGGCTCAACTATTAAATCAACATCAAGTAAATCAAACTCAGTTACAGCAAACTCTACCAAAGTGA
- a CDS encoding Nudix family hydrolase, translated as MSPVEVTQGKKVVQVAVAILQRNSSLFSAGEFLMASRPDGKGWAGWWEFPGGKVEAGESPEQALSRELHEELGITPIKTQAWLTRYFDYPATHDSVAKTVQLHFYFVTQWQGNLTPREGQQLSWQSNSHLTVSPVLPANAPIMHALALPPIYAISNVAEMGETAFLTALELQLKQGLGLIQIREKQLKRMDLINLVTKIQHLAKPYTAKVLLNADIPLAIELGVDGVHLNSEILMDCQLKPSDLMVAASCHNRTEIAQAEKLGLDFVVLSPVNMTKSHENVTPIGWQLFEQLIQNSNVPVYALGGMQKSDMPLALKAGARGIAMQRAI; from the coding sequence GTGAGTCCAGTAGAAGTGACTCAGGGCAAAAAAGTTGTACAGGTTGCTGTTGCGATTTTGCAACGAAATTCATCCCTTTTTTCAGCAGGCGAATTTTTAATGGCAAGTCGCCCTGACGGAAAAGGCTGGGCGGGCTGGTGGGAGTTTCCTGGCGGGAAAGTAGAGGCTGGCGAATCGCCAGAGCAAGCTTTAAGCCGCGAGTTGCACGAAGAGTTAGGGATTACGCCAATAAAAACGCAAGCTTGGTTAACGCGGTATTTTGATTATCCAGCCACGCACGATTCTGTTGCCAAAACAGTTCAGTTGCATTTCTATTTCGTCACCCAATGGCAAGGTAACTTAACCCCGCGCGAAGGTCAACAATTAAGCTGGCAATCCAACTCTCATCTGACCGTTTCACCTGTTTTACCCGCTAATGCGCCCATCATGCATGCACTGGCTTTGCCGCCTATTTATGCTATTAGTAATGTAGCAGAGATGGGCGAAACAGCTTTTTTAACTGCGCTTGAATTGCAATTAAAACAAGGTCTAGGATTAATTCAAATACGCGAAAAGCAGCTTAAACGCATGGATTTGATTAATTTAGTTACTAAGATTCAGCATCTTGCCAAACCATACACTGCGAAAGTGTTATTAAATGCCGACATTCCATTGGCAATAGAGTTGGGTGTGGATGGCGTGCATTTAAACAGTGAAATTCTGATGGATTGTCAGCTGAAACCCAGCGATTTAATGGTTGCGGCGTCTTGTCATAATCGAACAGAGATTGCACAAGCAGAAAAATTGGGTTTAGATTTTGTGGTGTTATCGCCAGTTAATATGACAAAAAGCCATGAAAATGTAACGCCTATAGGCTGGCAATTATTTGAGCAGTTGATCCAAAATAGTAATGTGCCCGTTTACGCGTTGGGCGGTATGCAGAAATCTGATATGCCTTTAGCTTTAAAGGCCGGTGCGCGTGGTATCGCGATGCAACGAGCGATATAG
- the argJ gene encoding bifunctional glutamate N-acetyltransferase/amino-acid acetyltransferase ArgJ, with translation MPVKLITPKSSSLLPVNGVKLGFSQAHIRKPNRKDLLVMTLAEGSHVAGVFTQNSFCAAPVILCKDYLAQQTNIRALLVNTGCANAGTGEDGLNRAKQTCDALAELLNIEANQVLPFSTGVILEPLPADKVIAGMPAAIENLKQDNWLNAAEAIMTTDIVAKGTSRQIQLNGKTVTITGISKGSGMIHPNMATMLGYIATDAVISKAALDAIIRYAVNKSFNCITVDGDTSTNDSLIMMATNLAGNTEITKGDIVRPSADFIVLRDALTEVAIELAQAIVRDGEGATKFMTVTVESGKDVAECRKVAYAIAHSPLIKTAFFASDPNLGRILAAIGYAGVDSLDVNNLDLYLGDVLVAEKGGRAASYKEEQGAAIMQEPDILVRVVLNRGNENVTIWTCDFSYDYVKINADYRS, from the coding sequence ATGCCAGTCAAATTAATTACCCCTAAATCTTCTTCTTTATTGCCTGTTAATGGCGTTAAGTTGGGTTTTTCCCAAGCGCATATTCGTAAACCTAATCGTAAAGATTTGTTGGTCATGACATTGGCTGAAGGCAGTCATGTGGCGGGTGTATTCACGCAAAACAGTTTTTGTGCAGCACCCGTGATTTTGTGTAAAGATTATCTTGCCCAACAGACGAATATTCGCGCTTTGTTGGTAAACACTGGCTGCGCTAATGCGGGCACAGGTGAAGATGGTTTAAATCGCGCAAAACAAACTTGCGATGCATTGGCTGAGTTACTAAATATTGAAGCCAATCAAGTATTGCCGTTCTCAACTGGCGTGATTTTGGAGCCATTACCGGCAGATAAAGTGATTGCAGGCATGCCAGCAGCGATTGAAAATTTAAAGCAAGATAACTGGTTAAATGCCGCTGAGGCAATTATGACAACCGATATTGTTGCTAAAGGCACATCGCGTCAAATTCAGCTGAATGGTAAAACGGTGACGATTACCGGCATCAGCAAAGGTAGCGGCATGATTCACCCGAATATGGCGACGATGCTGGGCTATATTGCAACGGACGCCGTGATTAGTAAAGCCGCGCTGGATGCAATTATCCGTTATGCAGTGAATAAATCATTTAATTGCATCACAGTTGATGGCGATACATCAACTAACGATAGCTTGATTATGATGGCGACTAATTTGGCTGGTAACACAGAAATTACCAAGGGTGATATTGTACGGCCGAGCGCAGATTTTATTGTCTTGCGCGATGCGTTAACTGAAGTGGCGATTGAACTGGCGCAAGCGATTGTACGAGATGGCGAAGGCGCGACTAAGTTTATGACCGTTACTGTTGAAAGCGGTAAAGACGTTGCGGAGTGTCGCAAAGTGGCTTATGCCATTGCACATTCGCCGTTGATTAAAACTGCATTTTTTGCCTCTGACCCTAACTTGGGACGTATTTTGGCCGCTATTGGTTATGCAGGTGTGGATAGTTTGGATGTCAATAATCTAGACCTCTATTTAGGCGATGTACTAGTGGCTGAAAAAGGCGGTAGAGCCGCTTCCTATAAAGAAGAGCAAGGCGCGGCGATTATGCAAGAACCTGATATTTTAGTTCGTGTGGTATTGAATCGCGGTAATGAAAACGTCACGATTTGGACCTGTGATTTTAGCTACGATTATGTGAAAATTAATGCCGATTATAGAAGTTAA
- a CDS encoding tetratricopeptide repeat protein, with translation MNIRSRSLYKLVVQFLFAFSFAASYAFADELKDISQLSDQGQQAAALERVNAYLVANPKDPQALFMKGIILVESGKRDDAIKAFTDLTEKYPNLPEPYNNLAVLYADAGQYDKAKKALETAIKTHPSYATAHENLGDIYARMASEAYDKALQLDNGNTRAQSKLSLIKDLFGTGNKVAMKPTETAKPTKSGTMPIRPADKKVESVKPAEIDKSVEVATSDDEKNVSDAVNSWAKAWSSQDVDKYLASYATSFKPPKGENRKAWEQSRRERISKPSSINVELENEKVTIIDSNNAKATFKQTYKANGKPIRTDKTLLLKKANGIWLIDQEIASN, from the coding sequence ATGAATATTCGCAGCCGCTCGCTATATAAACTAGTCGTTCAATTTTTATTCGCGTTTAGTTTTGCAGCATCTTATGCGTTTGCGGATGAGCTCAAAGATATTTCTCAACTGTCTGATCAAGGCCAACAAGCGGCAGCGTTAGAGCGTGTGAACGCTTATTTGGTTGCCAATCCGAAAGATCCTCAAGCCTTGTTTATGAAAGGTATTATTCTGGTAGAAAGTGGCAAACGCGATGATGCAATTAAAGCTTTTACTGATTTAACTGAAAAATATCCAAATTTGCCAGAGCCTTACAATAATCTGGCAGTTTTATACGCCGATGCTGGGCAATATGACAAAGCAAAAAAAGCCTTGGAAACAGCCATAAAAACACATCCAAGCTACGCAACGGCGCATGAGAATCTAGGCGATATTTATGCGCGTATGGCGTCAGAAGCTTATGACAAAGCCTTGCAACTAGACAACGGCAATACGCGTGCTCAAAGCAAATTGTCGCTGATTAAAGATCTATTCGGCACAGGCAATAAAGTGGCGATGAAACCGACTGAAACGGCGAAACCGACTAAATCTGGCACAATGCCAATTCGCCCGGCAGACAAAAAAGTAGAGTCAGTTAAACCAGCTGAAATAGATAAATCCGTTGAAGTTGCAACTTCTGATGACGAAAAAAATGTTTCAGATGCAGTTAACAGTTGGGCAAAAGCTTGGTCTAGCCAAGATGTGGATAAATACTTAGCCAGCTATGCGACTAGCTTTAAACCACCAAAGGGTGAGAATCGTAAAGCGTGGGAACAATCGCGCCGCGAACGTATTAGCAAACCGAGTAGTATTAACGTGGAATTAGAGAATGAAAAAGTGACGATTATTGATAGCAATAATGCAAAAGCGACTTTTAAACAAACTTATAAGGCAAACGGAAAACCGATTCGTACCGATAAAACTTTATTGCTTAAAAAAGCCAATGGCATTTGGTTGATTGATCAAGAAATTGCATCAAATTAA
- the zapD gene encoding cell division protein ZapD produces the protein MSSYEFPFNERIRTLLRLEDLFSKVLLNVDAGHQHNHHSALISLLQMLDIIDRADLKMDLVQELDRQRLSMQNLRGNPVIAEAALDKILKQIGACSTTLRSESLKLGQHLRENEWLMSIKQRVNIPGGVCQFDLPSYHHWLNLDSARRKQDFDGWLTKLMPMYDAIKTILQILRGSGVASKLHADNGFFQQMLGGTKPAQMLIIQMDDDCPCFPEVSANKYAINVRFNGLDFVQRPKQCDHAIDFTMTLCNL, from the coding sequence ATGTCTAGCTACGAATTTCCATTTAACGAACGTATACGCACACTGTTGAGATTAGAAGATCTCTTCTCAAAAGTCTTGCTTAACGTTGATGCTGGTCATCAGCACAACCACCATAGCGCGCTCATTTCACTGTTACAAATGTTGGATATTATCGATCGCGCCGATCTTAAAATGGATTTGGTGCAGGAATTAGATCGACAGCGACTATCTATGCAAAACCTGCGTGGCAACCCGGTAATAGCAGAAGCCGCGTTAGACAAAATACTCAAACAAATTGGCGCATGCTCGACAACTTTGCGTAGTGAAAGCTTAAAGTTAGGTCAGCATTTGCGGGAAAATGAATGGCTGATGAGCATTAAGCAGCGCGTGAATATTCCAGGCGGCGTATGCCAGTTTGATTTACCTTCTTATCATCATTGGCTAAATCTCGACAGCGCACGCCGCAAACAGGATTTTGACGGCTGGCTAACTAAATTAATGCCAATGTACGATGCGATTAAAACGATTCTGCAGATATTACGCGGTAGCGGCGTGGCTTCTAAACTGCATGCTGACAATGGATTTTTCCAACAAATGCTTGGCGGCACTAAACCTGCGCAAATGTTGATTATTCAAATGGACGATGATTGCCCGTGTTTTCCTGAAGTGAGCGCCAACAAATACGCCATCAACGTACGTTTTAATGGTTTGGATTTTGTACAAAGGCCCAAACAGTGCGACCATGCTATCGACTTTACGATGACCCTATGTAATCTTTAG
- a CDS encoding copper chaperone PCu(A)C, which translates to MKNLFRTILCTLFLIAGNAHADALISDAWVRANAPGQSVGAAYMTLKSPQDSTLFHVESPSAGSVEIHSMTMENGIMKMRALETLPLEAGKPEKLAPGGFHLMLFDLKKPLKVGEKTTFTLSFKDKAGKVTHQDVMLPIKEAN; encoded by the coding sequence ATGAAAAATCTATTTAGAACAATTCTTTGCACACTCTTTTTAATTGCTGGCAATGCTCACGCAGACGCATTAATTAGCGACGCTTGGGTTAGAGCGAATGCGCCAGGACAAAGTGTTGGCGCGGCTTACATGACACTGAAAAGCCCACAAGACAGCACGTTATTCCATGTAGAGAGTCCATCTGCCGGTTCAGTTGAAATTCATAGCATGACGATGGAAAATGGCATAATGAAGATGCGCGCTTTAGAAACATTACCATTAGAAGCGGGCAAACCAGAAAAGTTAGCGCCTGGTGGGTTTCATTTAATGCTGTTTGATTTAAAAAAACCATTAAAGGTCGGCGAAAAAACGACGTTTACGTTAAGTTTTAAAGATAAAGCGGGAAAAGTCACACATCAAGATGTTATGTTGCCAATTAAAGAAGCGAATTAA
- a CDS encoding L,D-transpeptidase family protein: MVINLKLKFLKIIAVVCCAILPWNATAVNHGSMADLLLNQKFGKSLVESLLVKSLLEITQGNTKQAFATINELICTAPNFKLAYLIRGDLLSAQGRGLESLGNANLALASKTNSDQIEGLRQEARTRIDYYLSDKKNHQIPNLLVKLSPEQTHVIVVDTVKSRLYVYKNADNKLQYVADYYVTIGKNGAGKQAQGDKRTPLGVYFAGKKLTQPLADMYGSGAYPLNYPNELDQHQNKNGYGIWLHGTPTNTYSRPPRASDGCVVLSNPDLSSLAPILQTGKVPVIISDNIEWLNPTKSDFQSNEQKSLSESIEDWRKDWVSQNADKYLSHYSEQFFYSDGNYQKWADYKRVVQSAKPKVSINIDKVSMFSYPNLKENIVVVNFEQDFKSATLQNKMLKRQYWINQNNQWKIIYEGAI; encoded by the coding sequence ATGGTTATCAATTTAAAATTAAAGTTTTTAAAAATTATCGCCGTTGTATGTTGCGCAATATTGCCGTGGAACGCGACAGCTGTGAATCATGGCAGTATGGCGGATTTGCTGCTCAATCAGAAATTTGGCAAATCTCTAGTAGAAAGCCTGCTGGTTAAAAGTTTGTTAGAAATTACGCAAGGCAATACAAAACAAGCGTTTGCAACGATTAACGAGCTGATTTGCACGGCGCCAAATTTCAAACTAGCTTATTTGATACGTGGCGATTTATTAAGCGCGCAAGGACGTGGGCTAGAAAGCTTGGGCAATGCGAATTTAGCGCTTGCTTCTAAAACGAATAGCGATCAAATCGAGGGCTTGCGCCAAGAAGCGCGCACACGAATCGACTACTATTTGTCGGATAAGAAGAATCATCAAATACCTAATCTTTTAGTTAAGCTTAGCCCAGAACAAACACACGTTATTGTGGTGGACACAGTAAAATCGCGTTTGTACGTCTACAAAAATGCAGATAATAAATTGCAATATGTCGCCGATTACTACGTGACTATTGGCAAAAATGGCGCAGGAAAACAAGCGCAAGGCGACAAACGCACACCGTTGGGCGTTTATTTTGCTGGCAAAAAATTAACCCAACCGTTAGCCGACATGTATGGTTCAGGCGCGTATCCGCTCAATTATCCGAATGAATTAGATCAGCATCAGAATAAAAATGGCTATGGCATTTGGCTACACGGTACGCCAACCAATACTTACAGCCGTCCGCCGCGTGCAAGTGATGGCTGCGTTGTATTGAGTAATCCAGATTTGAGTTCGCTAGCGCCTATTTTACAAACTGGTAAAGTGCCTGTGATTATTTCTGATAATATCGAATGGTTAAATCCAACTAAGTCTGACTTCCAATCGAACGAACAAAAAAGTTTGAGTGAATCGATTGAGGATTGGCGTAAAGACTGGGTTTCTCAAAATGCAGATAAATACTTAAGTCATTATTCTGAGCAATTTTTCTATAGTGACGGCAATTATCAAAAATGGGCTGACTACAAACGTGTTGTACAATCTGCCAAACCCAAAGTATCGATTAATATTGATAAAGTAAGCATGTTTAGCTACCCAAATCTGAAAGAAAATATTGTGGTGGTTAATTTTGAGCAGGATTTTAAAAGCGCTACGCTGCAAAATAAAATGCTGAAACGTCAATATTGGATCAATCAAAACAATCAATGGAAAATTATTTATGAAGGTGCAATCTAA